The following proteins are co-located in the Silene latifolia isolate original U9 population chromosome 1, ASM4854445v1, whole genome shotgun sequence genome:
- the LOC141607751 gene encoding acyl-CoA-binding domain-containing protein 6, which produces MSLQEEFNQHAEKVNKLTQATNEDLLILYGLFKQANFGDVNTARPGIFDPKGRAKWDSWKSYEGKSKDDAMTEYITKAKQMLEANGIA; this is translated from the exons ATGAGTCTTCAG GAAGAGTTTAACCAACACGCTGAGAAGGTCAACAAATTGACTCAGGCTACTAATGAGGATTTGCTAATCCTTTATGGACTTTTCAAGCAAGCCAATTTTGGAGATGTGAATACCG CTCGCCCTGGTATATTCGATCCAAAGGGACGTGCAAAATGGGATTCCTGGAAGAGTTATGAAG GTAAATCAAAAGACGATGCCATGACCGAATACATCACAAAGGCCAAACAAATGTTGGAGGCAAATGGTATTGCTTGA